GAATCATGATcacaaatttatttcaaattgatCAATATTGTGAATCATCTACAGTAAATCCCCTGAGAGGATTTTGGAGGAGTTAGGTAGCTTATTTTTATGGTCATCATCAAAAATTATCTTGTGTCAACTCAATTTTGCAACATTCAGTGCGCCCTCGATCTTTGCAGTTAAtccgttccaggaaccacacgcgattgaggaatccgcaaTCAACATCGTGGAATCCGTGATCGAGATCACAATCTATCTTATTAATCataataatttaaacgtttatgaaccctccccatactgatattaaaccaccttttatcggCATTATCTTTTGCCTcacttatcgactgtttaaagcacttttgtgtctcacaaaagtccgagGCTGGTGgaacgagcgcacttccggatgtcaTCAGCCAATAGCAggagcgtacggtatcacgtgactgccgaccaaaaatccgcaatgaggtggagtcgcaatcgttgatgcgcgatCGCGCACTGTATTATTCACAAACagcaaaatcaaataatttgaGCGTATATGCTAACAGATTGGAGATTAGATGAATATGAAATGATTTATCTATcctttttcttgtagatgaAATAACTGCATTCGTcttgcaggtcatgggtctgcAGGAGCCTACCTTAGCTGACTATGAGATTAAGGCGGGGCAAACCCTGAATGATATGCCAGCTCACCACTGGGTGTTTGTACCATTTCACTTTACACATTTACACTAAGCACATCAGAAGGAATTAAATAAAGTGGAGCACAATGTGGCAGAATTTGCTTGATGAAGTCTTATCAGGAGCATTCTCATTAGTGCagcattaaagaaaaacattgacCATGTATTTTGGTTTTCTTATAATTTCACTCTAAATCAATTATAAATTACTGAAAAGTTCTGAGCTTCAGGGGGCTTCAAACTGTGATCATGACAAGTATGTTCTTAACTCAGAGTGCCAAAGACGAAATATTTcgtcttatagaatccaaacgttgagtgccaaagacgtcatatttcgtcttaggcgttttttatagggaacgttagatcaaagcgtttcgcacattctgtgtgattttcagccttgtattccatttattccggtcgggggcagtgtttcacaccctagatcaccagataaaacgacgaagaagcgtcggtgttggggcagtagtggagagcaaaatggcgaagcgcaaggcgaaagcatgtggaggaggcaggttcaagcagctcacactggcacagagcttgtctggcagtgtagctgctgtgaaaatgagcgacagcggtaaggatcggggggcaggagatgcacccaaggaggttgaagaccggatcggaggcgaggaaaacgtggcgggttgtagcggggcccccccgcagttcggcggcgtcccacGTGGGAGCGCCGCTGCGGAGAGTTCTCCGCTGCGTCTGTCCGGTGACggttctgactctgaaccggacccggaCTCGTCATCCGACTGGATtccgtcagaaagcagcagggagtcctccccagacctgggggagcccacggaggagctgaggagcaaaggtaactattttgctactttgttacatgatgtaaaaaacacgtGTCGGCCCTCCGTCTCCcataagttgttccccatccatgaatgtattactcttttgtgtaaaatggtacttatttcaggcaagtgtgtgtatatatgtataatatgtgtgtgtgttttgtagaatggtacttatttcaggcaagtgtgtgtatatatgtataatatgtgtgtgtgtgtgtgtgtgttttgtagaatggtacttatttcaggcatgtgtgtgtataatatatatatatatgttgtgtaaaatgatatcccacttatttcaagcatgcatatatatatagtgtaaaattgtatatttctatattttagtgtaaaatgatatcctacttatttcaagcatgcatatatatatatagagtaaaattgtatatttctatattttacagtccctaacacgagtagaggacgtgcacctgctagagggagaggtgcgaggagacgccaatcactggaggtggatgcaggtgtttggagtcatgatggctggaaacccactaagttcccattcgtggcaacccctggtccccagaatgcggctgcagacctggattcggaccagccggttgacttcatggagctgtttctgactgacgagctgctgggtcacattgtgtctcagaccaacctgtatgcacggcagtttatacaggcacatcctgaagctctgccacactccagagagagggtgtggaaaccggtgaacgttccagagctcaaaaagTACTTGGGTCTTATgttcctcaccggctacataaagaagcccagcgtcagcatgtactggagtgaggatccaatggaagccattccatacttcaacaacaccatgccacgcaacaggttccagctaattgggaagtttctccacttcaatgacaatgcctcacaggatgctggagataaactttataaagtgcgtcctgtccttgattctattatttccaaattcaaagagctgtatcagcctcatgaaaacatttgcattgatgaggggatgttgcagtggcgtGGCCGCTtgaacttcagggtttacaaccctcagaagccagtcaaatatggcatCAAATCctatattttgtgtgactcgcggactggctattgttacaatatgttgccttatgttggccagccgagcacactcccagacatcgtgttctccctccttggccgcctgaccgagcaggggtacacaatattcatggacaatttttataattctgtaaaactgtgtgagcagttgtgtaaaaaaaagactaatgtttgtggaaccctcaggaaaaaccgtggcgaaccacagatcatcagagagccgtcaaagacagacttgggtgaggaggggaaggtggtgcgacacaacggccgggtactggtcttggcctggcaggacaagcgcctggtgaggatgataacaacctgccacaacgacaggatgcagagggtggaggtgtggcagaagggtcagcgggaaaaagtggcacagctcaaaccggagtgtgtggtggagtacaattcctgcatgaatggggtggacaaactagaccagaacattgcgtactaccccttcattaggaaaactcaaaactggacaaaaaagtttgtcgcctatttgttccagatttgtgtaTACAACgcctatgtgttgttcaggtccaggaacccagggatcaagaaatcgcaccttgatttcatgaaggacattgcaaggtcctggactgaaaaggggtacgtgtcacatgaggaggagatggaggtcgaagacgtgctgcaaaccaggtcacgcagaaacagagacccagaagacagactcgatggcctgatgtccaggcacaagctggaacgtttgagggccaccacaaagaaggcacatccctcaaggaaatgtcgggtgtgtgttagaaggggtgggaggagtgagaccaggatgtggtgcaaggcctgtcgtattcccctgcatgcaggagaatgctttACTGTGtatcacactaaaaaaaaatatcattgattacacccacacacccacacatactcacctgtaaatggttctgacagttgagagtgaaatgaatgtactttgttatgttttgtctaattttcaaaattgttataaaatcatttgttcatcaaaaatgttttttctaatgttgtttgcattgtttcaataagtaaaagtattttcagaagtttgatgttggagttttgcttgaatttgcttctctgcagtaaaacgtcattatctccgttttctggtcaaaatcagccgtttttgctgaaaccaccctgtgttctacgggcaataactaaacacacatagatgctagaaacaaaatttttttttctgatgaaagaagacagtctaaagtttcgggtgatatgtgaaatgtttatgtagcctaaaaaatgaatatttggtgggccttcaaaattcagtgaaaatgctcaaaatctctggcactggggagctgtccgcgctgaaagtgtctggcagtcaatgagttaagaATATTTGTATTGGTCATAACCAAGaagccggtggactgccttctccatgggaatgaggtccttccacaagtgaagaagtttaagtatcttggaatcttgttcacgagtgagggaacaatggaacatgagattAGACGGAGAattggagcagcaggagcaaTATAGCAGTAGTTTTActgcactgttgccacaaagagggagctaatcCGAGAtcttcaatcttcgttcctactctcacctacaGTGCATTGCGAAAGTATTGGGGGGGgatactttcacaaggcactgtatggtcatgagcgatgggtcatgaccgaaatgggctttctcaggtggatagatGGTGTCTCCATTAGGGATAGGGTGCGAAACAGGGGTTCAGAgcagagccactgctcctttgcgtcgaaaggagtcagctgaggtggtttgggcatctggtgtggatgcctccggggcgcctcccaagggaggtgtttctggcacttCCAGCTGGGAGGGGACCTagaggcagacccaggaccaggtagagggattatatctcaaaaCTGCCCTGGGAACGTCTTGGGtttccccagtcagagctggtggatgtggccggggaaagggacaTTTGGGCTCCCTGCTGAAGCTGCCGCCCCTGCGACTCGACTGCGGATAGGCGGTAGAGGAAggaagggatggatggatggatggatagatggatggatggatggttggatggttggatggatggatggatggatggatggatggatggatggatggatggatggatggatggatggatagtcaATGCAATAGACACTGACAGACCTACAGGAGAGCTTTATGACCACGCTAAATGAATTACAGTAAACATGCTGGTCCTTTCAAAAATATAACAGACAACAGGACAATGACATCAGAATGAATTCAGATACTGCAACATATATTTAGGGCTAATGGGAACTAATTAACTGATGAGCATGACTTGAGCATATCCCCACTTAAAAATTTGGGCACCCCTAATCAATTTCTAGATTTTCCTTTGTAAATTATTGGTTGTTTGGATCAGCAATGTAAGTTAAACACAtcatatagcagacaaacacagtgatgtttgagaagtgaaatgaagtttgtaaGATTaacagaaagtgtgcaataattactTAAACAAATGTAGGCAGATGCATAAATTTGGGCAtcgttgttgttttattgatttgagtACCTTTAGCACTAATTATGGGAACACAAAGTTTGTTTGGTAAGCTCATTGACCCTTGACCTACCTACACAGGTGTGTGGCCAATCATGAGAAAGGGTATTTTAGGTGGCCAGTTGAAAGTTGTTCTCCTTTTTGCATCTTCTCTGAAGAGTGGCAACATTGGAGCCTCAAAACAACTCGAAAAttacctgaaaacaaagacgGCTCAACATCTAGGTTTAGGGGATGGATACAAAAAGCTAGCACAGATATTTAAGCTGTCAGTTTCCACTGTGATGAACAtagtgaggaaatggaagacCACAGGCACAGTTGTAGTTAAGGTGGCAGGCCAACAACAATCTCTAATAAGCAGAGGTGAAGGATAGTGAGAATGGTCAAACTCAACCAACAGCCCAGCTCCAAAGACCTACAACATGATCTTGAtgcagatggtgtcactgtgaATCGTTCAACTATTCAACACAATTTGCACAAGGAGATGCTATATGGGAGACTAATGCGGCGGAAGCCTTTTCTACGCACATGCCACAGAATTGCTTGAGGTATGCTGAAGCAAATTTGGACAAGCCAGCTTAATTTTGGAATAGGGTGCTGTGGACTGATCTAAAATTGAGTTATTTGGACATAACAAGGGGCGGGATGCATGGCAGAAGAACAACACAGCATTCCAAGGCAAACACTTGCTACGCACAATAAAATTTGGTGGCCGTACCATCATGCTGTGGGGCTGTGTGACCAGTTCAGGTTCTAGCAATCTTTTTAAGTTGAAGGTCGCATGGATTCCAGTCAGTATCAGCAGATTCTCGCGAACAATGTTCAAAAATCAGTGACAAAGTTGAAGTCGCGCCGGGGCTGGATACTTCAACACAATAACGACCCAAAACACTGCTCAAACTCTACTAAGGCATTCATGCATAGGAACAACTACAACGTTCTGGAATGGCCATCTCAGTCCCCAGACCtgattattattgaaaatctgtggtgtgatttaaagCCGGCTGTCCATGCTCAGAAACCATCAAACCTGACTAAACtggaaatgttttgtaaagaagaatggtcaaaaatatcTTCGACCAGAAACCAGACCCTCATTGGAAGCTATAGGAAGTGTTTAGAAGCTGTTATTTCTGCGAAAAGAGGATCCACTTAATATGAATGTAATTTTTCTGTTGtggtgcccaaatttatgcacctgcctatTTTTGTTTAAGTAATTATTTCACACTTTGttaatcctataaacttcatttcacttctcaaacattACTGTGCTTGTCTGCTGTATGACGTATTTAACTGACATTGCTGATCCGAACAACCAATGACTTATAAAGGAAAACCTTGAAAAtgatcaggggtgcccaaactttttcataccactgtacaTTACATCCATGTCTAATCCAGACAGTCTcttaaaaggttaaaatctccccacctatatatttgaataagctcacttgaaaatctcACTCTTAACTCCActcactacctgtcaatcaagcgcccaaccaatcaggtcgcccaaccaatcacggcacatctgccatatgaacaatatggcgtaaggcatcgggcagcgaggctttttaaTGCGGTTATGccttttgtccacacgacaacgcagatatccaggacaAGAACGCTgaccaaagtgaagttttttgaaaatgccaggtctgcgttgtcatgtggacgctaTCACCAAAACTTTTCAATCTGGGGGCATCTCCCTgagacgaaaaccgctgtgacgttagtgcgtgtgacccatgtctacatgtacacagagaatggacggagttaaaaccagcttttgataaacatgcttgacagttgtatatttttttgtctgttattttctttatgagtcataaagtttatatatacattaattcattcaatcgttcacgttcctcaccaaagacgccgacgccagttctgggtcagacggGGATGTGCTGCCTGGTGTTGGGaaaactctgtgatgggtgcgcttggaTTATattaccaatacatttgttttaatatgtttggtatgaagtctgatattccttttttatcgtggaatttccacgtgTTCCTGCtagtataatatataataataataagcttAAGGTTTTTTATTTAgcttaaaaacagacagaggcTCTTAAAATCCTGTTGGAGTAAAGCAATGACGGGATTATGATGTGCAGTACTTTGGTGACCTCCAGTGGGGAATATGGCAGCTTCAACCTATATGCCTGAGACTCCAGGCCTATACAGTAGGTTGAACACTGAAGGATTTTAAAGAGATCAATTTAAAACAGACCTAGGCAACCTTTCCAGGAAAGCTGATTCTGAAACAACTGCCTTCTTAGCATCTGTCTATTGGTAGTCaatggacaaaacaaaaagaaaataattaattagcGGTTTCAGAAAAACTATTAGGGATTCCAACCTGTTATAAATCTTAACTGAGGAAAGGACTTCTCTTACCAAAGGTCCTGTTCACATCCCCAGCCGGGGAGGTTTTGATTTAACCCCTGTTTTCTAAAATCTCTAATGGAATAATGATGACTTTTCTGAAGTTCTTCAGAAAAGTCTGGACCTAacagatttaaatgtgttttcatggaAGCTCGGGGCCATCTTCTTCTTTACTAAGTAAAAGAATTCAATAAAGGACATAAGATTACTTTATGTAAAAAAGGTTTTCTAATTTAATGGTGCGAAAATTCTGGAAGTTTATTTCTGAATATCTACTAACCTGCAAAAAAATACAGGGGGCAGTAGAACATGAACACCCACAGTTCAATGAAATGTAATACAACATCAATGGTgcaaacatattttatgagTAGAGtggagtataactttattgatcccttaaggaggttccgtcagggaaattaacatctccgtcacacacaacacagtgagtacacaaaaaacagcaaaaacacacagaaagccCCAGctcatagaaagtagtaccaacaccaaatagaaagagtaataaattacccatcaagaatatataaatagaaaatcataaataggcatagaaataaataaaaaataaatgggcTAGTTAGGCATGAGTAGAGTGAAATGtctagtgtttgcattgtttttggtacattgtgtcatccctcagctctcgtgtggtctcttcttcatctcccccataGAGGAGTTGAGTTTGAGGTTTTAAATGTACAGTTTTTGTTGAGACAGTGTCTCTTGAAGGAAAAGGTTCAAAATAGCATAGTTTACCATTTTCAGGTCTGTAGTATACTGTGGTACTGTCATGGCCTACAAcattcatccatttatccatccattttctcgtcaccgcttcatccgctgtcgcgggtcacgaggagctggagcctatcccagcagactgagGGATTGAGGCAGGGGAGACTCCAGGAGCAataccagtgcaccgcggagcctcacagagacagacaaacacgtacactcacactcacagtcAATTTGTGACTGGTCAATTAATTTGAaccgcatgtttttggaggtgggaggaagccggagaacccggagagaacccacgcagacacgaggagaacatacaaactccacaaagagcaggacttgaacccggaaccacattgctgtgcggcgacagcgctacccacagCATCACTGCCCCTTATTGAACTAGTACTGAAGTCCACGATTAAAAGTAGAGAAAACAACAATGCTATTTGGTTTTTGTGTCTCTAATGTGAGGATTTGTTGCCAGAACGACATTATGAATGAATACAACTAGGTCCTGATTGCTGCTCATACAAAAATAGCAATACAAGATCCCCTTATTCTAGTAAGTAGTAGCCTATTTTGTTTGTTACTGTTTATGCATTATGAATAGGGGGGGAAATATCAGAATCAGACTGAAATATATTCATGATAGAGAATGATGAAGCAATTTTCTGAAGAGAGCTGTGCCTTCCAAACAATAAACCAAAGCAATTAAGTTCATGTTCTTGAAATGCCCTCATATAGCTGACCATTTCATATAGCTAAATGAGAAAGATGCACTAAGAATATTGAGGCACTCGGTGTGATTGTGTGGTGCGATTTTTTTAAGGGAGAAGAATAATCTGCTATACATATTTAGGAACGTCTTATGAGTTACATTAGGCCAAAATGCAGCTGGTCATCTTTTTTATTGACAGTACTTTGGtacacattttaatgaaattaaccTACAGGGCATTAGTAAGTCTGTGGATTCAATtccattattaattttttttatgttttttaattttatttactattatgatccccgaaaggaaattaagattgcacatttcagtattttttttgtcaatcaaacgcatgcatatacagtgcgccccattctttgcggttaatgagttccaggaaccaaacgcAAATCACGCGTTCCGCGCTATAGCGACgattttatcttattatttacggtaatttatgaaccctctccatactgatattaaaccaccttctatcagtattaccttttccaacactctaatagactgtttaaagcgaaAGTCCAAGACTaacggaacagagcgcacttccagatgccatcagccaatagattgcgcgtacggtatcacatgactacctactaaaacatgatgaggtgaagtcgcaatcgttgataTGCGAATTCGCGAGGACACACTATATATACAAGGGGGCCTGCAAACATGCAACGGGCGGTAGAGTGATGgacagcccctttgtggagcgccccaaATTAAAAAACTTCAAAGTTCAACTCTCAGACCCATGATCTGACATTCTTCCAAAATACGTGGTAGAGACCATAATTAATGTTTCCCACACTTAGTTCCGGTCCTCCTGGTCATGAAAACTGCAATGTAATCCGACGACATCATTCTACCACATCCCGTATCCGATTGTAGGTCTATCATTCTTATTGTGGAACACTGTGTTCGGTTTACTCCAGATGTAACTCTGTTCCAACAGTTCAAGTATGGACTCATTGATTCGTTATTCTCCCTGATGCTCTAAAGTATGCCGTCATAGAATCCAGTCGAGGCTTAACGTTTCTCTGAGTCAGCAGTAGCTTTTTCCTCACCTCTCTCCCATGATGCCATTTTTGCCCAGTCGTTATTGAGGATGCAGAGGCATCGTGTGTTAATGGTGACACCTAACAGCCAGTCTTACTGTTTTGAAAGTGATTTGGTTGAATGGGACTGGGAGTAAAGCTGTAACCACTTAATAATGTCATTTTGAATGTGGTTCACAGGCTCAGTTGGTGTTAGATGACCCATTTGGCTGAATACAGTTATTTAAAGCAGATATTTCGGGTTGCCTGGTGCCACGCTGAATTCAGTTTTGTTATACAACACTGCTAGGAGTtacacaaaataacaaaagtaaCCAGGAAGgttacactttttatttttcactgtaCATTAGAGAACAATGTTACTCACTCTGAAAGCAGGGTTGGCTCCCAAATCCAAAAGGCATTTGACAGCTGACAGGCACAAGTTGGATGCAGCGATGTGCAGAGCAGTGCCAAAGTCAAAGTCACTGCAGGTGGCGTCGACATCTACAAAAAGGATCGGGAGATATGTTGATAGGATTGCTGCAATTTTAGGACATATAAAAGTATAATCGAATatgattttctcattttaatcaaatgatcacaaaaactgacaaaactTATGTCAGTGTCACCACCCTCTTTGACTCTGCTTGTACTGAAATATGAG
The Antennarius striatus isolate MH-2024 chromosome 17, ASM4005453v1, whole genome shotgun sequence genome window above contains:
- the LOC137611185 gene encoding piggyBac transposable element-derived protein 4-like, whose translation is MAKRKAKACGGGRFKQLTLAQSLSGSVAAVKMSDSGKDRGAGDAPKEVEDRIGGEENVAGCSGAPPQFGGVPRGSAAAESSPLRLSGDGSDSEPDPDSSSDWIPSESSRESSPDLGEPTEELRSKVPNTSRGRAPARGRGARRRQSLEVDAGVWSHDGWKPTKFPFVATPGPQNAAADLDSDQPVDFMELFLTDELLGHIVSQTNLYARQFIQAHPEALPHSRERVWKPVNVPELKKYLGLMFLTGYIKKPSVSMYWSEDPMEAIPYFNNTMPRNRFQLIGKFLHFNDNASQDAGDKLYKVRPVLDSIISKFKELYQPHENICIDEGMLQWRGRLNFRVYNPQKPVKYGIKSYILFRAGGCGRGKGHLGSLLKLPPLRLDCG